The Solea senegalensis isolate Sse05_10M linkage group LG4, IFAPA_SoseM_1, whole genome shotgun sequence genome includes a region encoding these proteins:
- the ptgis gene encoding prostacyclin synthase encodes MLWTIFLLLNGLLILVLLYSTRTRRKNEPPLDKGLVPWLGHALEFGKDAAKFLSRMKAKHGDIFTVRVAGHYVTVLLDPNSFDEVINDTVRLDFARTRKQHLRQIFGLQLPSMEPTAQRRWMEQHFRGLCLSKLSSSMTGHLQSLLLSDHKDCGPSEWRQGGLFSLCYSLLFKAGYLTLFERRDNAEEVYNEFRKFDNLLNKVARDSLSREESKTVNSSREQLWKLLCPSWLSGGSETSSWQQSYSLFLQEQGVDAEMQKRALLLQLWTTQCNAGPAAFWLLGYLLTHPEAMEAIKSELRCLHFQENPTINPLESHSTPVLDSVLSETLRLTAAVMINREVVQEKTLLMSNGQRYRLRQGDRVCLFPFLSPQMDPEIHQDPQIFKYDRFLNEDNTPKDKFYKDGKILKYYTMPWGAGKNMCIGKEFAVTAIKQFVFLLLTHLDMEMCDPRDKLPPVNPTRYGFGMLQPDGDLRVRFRLKTKSYEM; translated from the exons ATGTTATGGACAATATTCCTATTGCTTAATGGACTGCTTATTCTGGTTCTCCTCTATTCCACCCGTACGAG ACGGAAAAACGAGCCACCCCTGGACAAAGGTCTCGTTCCATGGCTGGGCCACGCTCTCGAGTTTGGGAAAGACGCGGCAAAGTTTTTGAGCCGCATGAAAGCAAAACACGGCGACATCTTCACT GTCCGTGTTGCCGGTCATTACGTGACAGTGCTGCTGGACCCAAACTCGTTCGACGAGGTGATAAATGACACCGTGCGTCTGGACTTCGCCCGCACCAGAAAGCAGCACCTCCGCCAGATCTTCGGTCTGCAGCTGCCGAGCATGGAAcccacagcacagaggagatgGATGGAACA GCATTTCCGAGGCCTCTGTCTGTCCAAGCTCAGCAGTTCCATGACCGGTCACCTCCAGAGCCTGCTGCTCAGTGACCACAAGGACTGTGGCCCCTCAGAATGGAGACAGGGCGGGCTCTTCAGCCTCTGCTACAGCCTACTCTTCAA GGCTGGATATCTTACTTTGTTTGAGAGGAGAGATAATGCTGAAGAAGTCTACAATGAATTCCGCAAGTTTGACAACCTCCTCAACAAAGTTGCTCGCGACTCACTCAGTCGag AGGAAAGCAAAACAGTCAACTCATCCCGGGAGCAACTGTGGAAGCTGCTGTGCCCGAGCTGGCTGAGCGGAGGGTCAGAGACGAGCTCCTGGCAGCAGAGCTACAGCCTCTTCCTGCAGGAGCAGGGAGTCGATGCAGAAATGCAGAAAAGAGCTCTGCTGTTGCAGCTGTGGACCACACAG tgtaatgcCGGACCTGCTGCCTTTTGGCTTCTGGGCTACCTGCTCACTCACCCCGAGGCCATGGAGGCTATTAAATCAGAGCTCAGATGTCTTCATTTCCAGGAGAATCCTACCATCAACCCTTTGGAATCACACAGCACACCCGTGTTGG ATAGCGTCCTGAGTGAGACCCTGCGGCTCACAGCGGCAGTAATGATCAACAGGGAAGTGGTGCAGGAGAAGACACTGCTTATGTCCAACGGACAGCGATACCGCCTCAGACAGGGGGACAGAGTGTGTCTGTTCCCCTTCCTCAGCCCTCAAATGGACCCAGAAATACACCAAGACCCACAG aTCTTCAAGTACGATCGCTTCTTAAACGAAGATAATACACCGAAGGACAAATTCTACAAGGATGGAAAAATATTGAAATACTACACCATGCCTTGGGGCGCCGGGAAAAACATGTGCATCGGGAAAGAATTTGCCGTCACAGCCATTAAACA ATTCGTGTTCTTACTCTTGACTCATCTCGACATGGAGATGTGTGACCCGCGGGATAAGTTGCCACCGGTAAATCCAACGCGCTACGGCTTCGGAATGCTCCAGCCGGACGGAGACCTGCGGGTTCGATTCCGTCTGAAGACGAAGTCATATGAGATGTGA